The Pygocentrus nattereri isolate fPygNat1 chromosome 4, fPygNat1.pri, whole genome shotgun sequence genome includes a window with the following:
- the LOC108411749 gene encoding uncharacterized protein LOC108411749 isoform X2, whose protein sequence is MLLTFYLLFIGLCVTQGCTLVEMSETLPMIGHTGGSVLLPCYCTDLHTGPGTFSWNHHTNKGTWENILSESGQYRDRVQLVNGHSPGNLSLFISPLTEEDRGDYQCLVQGSGYIYFKLTVKGQRQGQIERGEQRGTKREQETEDDVTYFTVAHSNTTSLPTIPDAGDKTEYATIRVN, encoded by the exons ATGTTGCTGACTTTCTATCTTCTCTTCATTGGGCTGTGTGTTACTCAAG GCTGCACTCTGGTGGAAATGAGTGAAACATTGCCTATGATAGGACATACAGGAGGGTCAGTACTGCTGCCCTGCTACTGCACTGACCTACACACAGGACCTGGGACATTCAGCTGGAATCACCACacaaacaaaggcacatgggAAAACATACTCAGTGAGAGTggtcagtacagagacagagttcagctggttaatggtcactctccaggaaatctctctctattCATATCACCCCTGACTGAAGAGGATAGAGGAGATTAccagtgtcttgttcaagggAGTGGATACATCTATTTTAAACTCACTGTTAAAG GACAGAGACAAGgccagatagagagaggagaacaaagAGGGAcgaagagagagcaggagacaGAG GATGATGTGACATACTTTACTGTAGCCCACAGTAACACAACCAGCTTACCCACAATCCCCGACGCtggagataagacggaatatgCCACCATCAGAGTCAACTAA
- the LOC108411751 gene encoding junctional adhesion molecule-like, which translates to MLLTFYLLFIGLHVSEGCTLENRGRALFITARTGESVLLPCYCTDHVPPDAFIWETENTDSNKWEEVSSESGQYRDRVQLFNGHSPGNLSLLMSHLTEEDGGLYRCEVKGSGYTDISLTVEGCNLEKTDITQYITARAGGSVLLSCYCTDLHTKPETFTWKKLNTNIKMYEVISSGSGQYRNRVQLVNGHSPGNLSLLISHLTEEDGGFYLCELTENKRTYIKLTFEEGSLKTTPSTAVTSSFHMTTTPPQSLPFVPFALVTVIFLHIIVAVVYHTKRNKAQADPAGVHYSTADGDGDRVVSLE; encoded by the exons ATGTTGCTGACTTTCTATCTTCTCTTCATCGGGCTTCATGTCTCTGAAG GCTGCACTCTTGAAAACAGAGGAAGAGCATTGTTTATCACTGCACGTACAGGAGAGTCAGTGCTGCTGCCCTGCTACTGCACTGACCACGTGCCACCTGACGCATTTATTTGggagacagagaacacagataGCAACAAGTGGGAAGAGGTATCCAGTGAGAGCggtcagtacagagacagagttcagcTGTTTAATGGCCACTCCCCcggaaatctctctctactcatgtcacacctgactgaagaggatggaggacTGTACAGGTGTGAAGTTAAAGGGAGCGGATACACAGACATCAGTCTCACTGTTGAAG GTTGTAACCTGGAAAAGACTGATATAACCCAGTATATCACAGCACGTGCAGGAGGGTCAGTCCTGCTTTCCTGCTACTGCACTGACCTACACACCAAACCTGAGACATTCACCTGGAAGAAActcaacacaaacataaaaatgtatgaagtGATATCCAGTGGGAGTGGTCAGTACAGAAACAGAGTTCAGCTGGttaatggtcactctccaggaaatctctctctactcatatcacacctgactgaagaggatggaggCTTTTACCTGTGTGAACTCACAGAAAATAAACGCACATACATCAAACTCACTTTTGAAG aGGGTTCACTTAAAACTACACCATCTACTGCGGTCACAAGCTCGTTTCACATGACTACTA CTCCTCCACAGTCCCTGCCCTTCGTCCCCTTCGCCTTGGTCACTGTGATCTTTCTCCACATTATAGTAGCTGTGGTTTATCACACCAAGAGAAACAAAG CTCAGGCAGATCCCGCCGGAGTTCACTACAGCACTGCTGATGGAGATGGAGACAGAGTGGTCAGTCTGGAGTAG
- the LOC108411749 gene encoding uncharacterized protein LOC108411749 isoform X1 — MLLTFYLLFIGLCVTQGCTLVEMSETLPMIGHTGGSVLLPCYCTDLHTGPGTFSWNHHTNKGTWENILSESGQYRDRVQLVNGHSPGNLSLFISPLTEEDRGDYQCLVQGSGYIYFKLTVKGSTHTDSPTTSTPSVHFFIFIPVVFLLLGLGGIILWKYRGQRQGQIERGEQRGTKREQETEDDVTYFTVAHSNTTSLPTIPDAGDKTEYATIRVN, encoded by the exons ATGTTGCTGACTTTCTATCTTCTCTTCATTGGGCTGTGTGTTACTCAAG GCTGCACTCTGGTGGAAATGAGTGAAACATTGCCTATGATAGGACATACAGGAGGGTCAGTACTGCTGCCCTGCTACTGCACTGACCTACACACAGGACCTGGGACATTCAGCTGGAATCACCACacaaacaaaggcacatgggAAAACATACTCAGTGAGAGTggtcagtacagagacagagttcagctggttaatggtcactctccaggaaatctctctctattCATATCACCCCTGACTGAAGAGGATAGAGGAGATTAccagtgtcttgttcaagggAGTGGATACATCTATTTTAAACTCACTGTTAAAG GTTCCACACATACAGATTCTCCCACTACCTCAACTCCCAGCGTGCATTTCTTCATCTTTATTCCTGTTGTTTTCCTCTTGTTGGGACTTGGAGGAATCATCTTATGGAAATAcagag GACAGAGACAAGgccagatagagagaggagaacaaagAGGGAcgaagagagagcaggagacaGAG GATGATGTGACATACTTTACTGTAGCCCACAGTAACACAACCAGCTTACCCACAATCCCCGACGCtggagataagacggaatatgCCACCATCAGAGTCAACTAA
- the LOC119263287 gene encoding polymeric immunoglobulin receptor-like — protein MLLTFYLLFIGLPVSEGCTLENRGRPLFITARTGESVLLPCYCTDHVPPDAFLWVKENTDSNEWEEVSSESGQYRDRVQLVNGHSPGNLSLLISHLTEEDGGNYRCEVKGSGYTDIRLTVEGCNLEKTDITQYITARTGGSALLSCYCTDLHTKPETFTWKKLNTNTNMYEEISGGKGQYRDRVQLVNGHSPGNLSLLMSHLTEEDGGFYLCELKGNKRTYIKLTVEEGSTKTTTSTAITASFQTPVSTASQTPSMHLSIVILVVLLLGLLLLGGVVYWRYRGQRQGQMESGEQKGMEREQETQDQVTYSTVVHNNRTSTPTAIHTEDMTEYASIRVN, from the exons ATGTTGCTGACTTTCTATCTTCTCTTCATCGGGCTTCCTGTCTCTGAAG GCTGCACTCTGGAAAACAGAGGAAGACCATTGTTTATCACTGCACGTACAGGAGAGTCAGTGCTGCTGCCCTGCTACTGCACTGACCACGTGCCACCTGACGCATTTCTTTGGGTGAAAGAGAACACAGATAGCAACGAGTGGGAAGAGGTATCCAGTGAGAGCggtcagtacagagacagagttcagctggttaatggtcactctccaggaaatctctctctactcatatcacacctgactgaagaggatggaggaaATTACAGGTGTGAAGTTAAAGGGAGCGGATACACAGACATCAGACTCACTGTTGAAG GTTGTAATCTGGAAAAGACTGATATAACACAATATATCACAGCACGTACAGGAGGGTCAGCACTGCTTTCCTGCTACTGCACTGACCTACACACCAAACCTGAGACATTCACCTGGAAGAaactcaacacaaacacaaatatgtatGAAGAGATATCAGGTGGGAAAggtcagtacagagacagagttcagctggttaatggtcactctccaggaaatctctctctacttATGTCACACCTGACAGAAGAGGATGGAGGCTTTTACCTGTGTGAACTCAAAGGAAATAAACGCACATACATCAAACTCACTGttgaag aggGCTCAACTAAAACCACaacatctactgcaatcacagcTTCCTTTCAAACACCTGTCA GTACTGCCTCTCAAACTCCAAGTATGCATTTATCCATCGTTATCCTTGTTGTTCTCTTGCTGGGACTTCTCCTGCTGGGAGGAGTCGTCTACTGGAGATACAGAG gacagagacagggacagaTGGAGAGTGGAGAACAaaaagggatggagagagagcaggagacaCAG GATCAAGTGACGTACTCTACTGTAGTCCACAATAACAGAACCAGCACCCCCACTGCAATTCATACAGAAGATATGACTGAATATGCCTCCATCAGAGTGAATTGA